From Rhodococcus sp. B7740, one genomic window encodes:
- a CDS encoding LysR family transcriptional regulator: MRRETIELLPLLPTLVAVADTEHITDAAHVLGVPQPTVSRQVARASAILGVDIVERRGRGIVLTSTGRVLIPYLQRALSDIDAGIDAMTEHDARARGRIAVAFQNTLGEDVVPALIRQFRVDHPAVTFDLDQGARARCLDRLADGVSDLAFVSLSAEHTEHNSFQLYDERLMLVVPADHRLATRRSVDLADTADENYIAMGHGFGMRSICDELWADAGFSPRIAFEGQDTHTVRGLVGAGLGIAILPRIRAHGGEGGTVDIGLTQPAARRRIGMVWDPRADSPRQVAAFRSMVLRSGRTLVIR; encoded by the coding sequence ATGCGTCGTGAAACGATCGAACTCCTGCCGCTGCTACCGACTCTCGTCGCAGTGGCCGACACCGAACACATCACCGACGCCGCGCACGTCCTGGGCGTCCCACAGCCCACCGTCAGTCGGCAGGTCGCCCGCGCCTCGGCAATTCTGGGCGTCGACATCGTGGAACGACGCGGCCGCGGGATCGTGCTCACCAGCACCGGCCGAGTGCTCATTCCTTATCTCCAGCGGGCGTTGAGCGACATCGACGCCGGCATCGACGCGATGACCGAGCACGACGCCAGAGCCCGCGGCCGTATCGCGGTGGCGTTTCAGAACACCCTGGGCGAGGACGTCGTACCCGCACTGATCCGTCAGTTCCGCGTCGACCACCCGGCCGTCACGTTCGATCTGGATCAGGGTGCCCGGGCACGCTGCCTCGACCGTCTCGCCGACGGGGTCTCCGACCTGGCGTTCGTCTCTCTCAGCGCCGAACACACCGAGCACAATTCGTTCCAGCTCTACGACGAGCGACTGATGCTGGTGGTTCCGGCCGATCATCGGCTGGCCACGCGCAGGTCGGTCGATCTGGCCGACACGGCCGACGAGAACTACATCGCGATGGGCCACGGCTTCGGGATGCGCTCGATCTGCGACGAGTTGTGGGCGGACGCCGGCTTCAGCCCGCGTATCGCCTTCGAGGGTCAGGACACCCACACGGTGCGCGGACTCGTCGGGGCCGGTCTCGGTATCGCCATTCTGCCGCGAATACGCGCGCACGGCGGTGAGGGCGGAACCGTGGACATCGGACTCACCCAACCGGCCGCGCGCAGGCGAATCGGCATGGTGTGGGATCCGCGGGCCGATTCGCCGCGTCAGGTGGCGGCATTTCGATCGATGGTGCTGCGCAGCGGCAGAACACTCGTGATTAGGTGA
- a CDS encoding MFS transporter — MTTTQPEVLEWEGHPRGSREYRRLVLALLFAGVATFAQLYSVQGILPLIAANLDITPSQSSLAVGLATVGVAVSVIPWSVAADRIGRVRAMTASILTATTLGLLVPLAPSLEVLLVIRFFEGAALGGLPAIAIAYLSEEIHHKHTALAAATYVSGTTLGGLLGRIVAGPVAEYTNWRIGTLTVSMIAALAAGLFVWLAPKPRTTLVHSEIRDLPGRLWVNLREPGMAALYGQGFLLMGGFVAIYNYLGFRLEAVPFGLPQSLISLIFVAYLSGTVSSRVAGNLATKHGRSVVLAGSTATMVAGVALTMASNLAVILTGLVILTMGFFAAHAIASGWTGQRAVHGRAQATSLYNLFYYGGSSVVGWIGGVVFQSQGWNALALFVIALAVIAGVWAACMNGRLAKPVSVG; from the coding sequence ATGACCACGACGCAGCCCGAGGTGCTCGAATGGGAGGGACACCCCAGGGGATCGCGCGAATACCGCAGGCTCGTGCTGGCACTGCTGTTCGCCGGAGTCGCAACGTTCGCTCAGCTCTATTCGGTGCAGGGCATCCTGCCCCTCATCGCCGCCAATCTCGACATCACGCCGTCGCAGTCCTCGCTCGCGGTCGGGCTCGCGACGGTCGGCGTTGCGGTGTCCGTCATTCCGTGGTCGGTGGCGGCCGACCGCATCGGTCGTGTTCGGGCCATGACGGCGTCGATCCTCACCGCCACGACGCTGGGTCTGCTGGTTCCGCTCGCGCCGTCGCTCGAAGTACTGCTGGTGATTCGATTCTTCGAGGGTGCAGCACTGGGCGGTCTTCCGGCCATCGCCATCGCGTACCTCAGCGAAGAGATCCATCACAAGCACACAGCCCTGGCTGCGGCGACCTACGTGTCCGGTACGACGCTCGGCGGACTGCTCGGCCGCATCGTCGCGGGACCCGTTGCGGAGTACACCAACTGGCGGATCGGCACGTTGACCGTGTCGATGATCGCTGCGTTGGCCGCCGGACTGTTCGTCTGGCTTGCACCGAAGCCGCGAACGACGCTCGTGCACAGCGAAATTCGTGACCTACCCGGACGGCTGTGGGTGAACCTGCGCGAGCCGGGGATGGCGGCACTCTACGGCCAGGGGTTTCTGCTGATGGGCGGCTTCGTCGCGATCTACAACTACCTCGGATTTCGTTTGGAGGCCGTGCCTTTCGGGCTCCCGCAGTCTCTGATCAGCCTGATCTTCGTGGCGTACCTCAGCGGTACCGTGTCCTCACGGGTAGCGGGCAATCTCGCGACGAAGCACGGCAGATCGGTGGTGCTCGCCGGATCCACCGCCACGATGGTCGCCGGAGTTGCCCTGACGATGGCGTCGAATCTCGCCGTCATTCTGACCGGCTTGGTGATCCTGACCATGGGATTCTTTGCCGCCCACGCCATCGCGTCGGGATGGACCGGACAACGAGCCGTCCACGGCCGAGCCCAGGCGACATCGCTGTACAACCTCTTCTACTACGGCGGATCCTCCGTCGTCGGCTGGATCGGCGGCGTCGTCTTCCAATCCCAGGGATGGAACGCGTTGGCGCTGTTCGTCATTGCGTTGGCAGTGATCGCAGGCGTGTGGGCCGCGTGCATGAACGGCCGATTGGCGAAGCCGGTATCAGTAGGTTGA
- a CDS encoding DUF4190 domain-containing protein codes for MGDPQGESNDPFDAANKDQPYGRQQYPPYQNPNPQNPNPQYPNPPQQSPQYPNPQQQYSQYGNAPYAGGYQAPASTNTLAIVSLVLAILGLTFIPLIASVCAVVCGHIARGQIKRTSEGGSGFATAGLIVGYVSIALFVVIVGAIVIFALAAANTSTY; via the coding sequence ATGGGCGATCCGCAGGGTGAGAGCAACGATCCGTTCGACGCAGCGAACAAGGATCAGCCGTACGGGAGGCAGCAGTACCCGCCCTATCAGAACCCGAACCCCCAGAACCCGAACCCCCAGTACCCGAACCCCCCGCAACAGAGCCCCCAGTACCCGAACCCGCAGCAACAGTATTCGCAGTACGGGAATGCGCCGTATGCCGGCGGGTATCAGGCTCCGGCGTCCACCAACACCTTGGCGATCGTGTCACTCGTGTTGGCGATTCTCGGTCTGACGTTCATTCCGTTGATTGCGTCGGTGTGCGCGGTGGTGTGTGGCCACATTGCGCGCGGTCAGATCAAGCGCACCAGCGAAGGCGGATCGGGTTTTGCGACGGCGGGCCTGATCGTGGGTTACGTCTCGATCGCGCTCTTCGTCGTCATCGTGGGTGCGATCGTCATTTTTGCCCTCGCTGCCGCAAACACGTCAACCTACTGA
- a CDS encoding PPOX class F420-dependent oxidoreductase, with protein sequence MPKPPLPDAAVELLKKANPAVMAVVRADGTPITAPTWYLWEDGKVVLNFDASRKRLEHIKANPKVSISVLDEASWYTHVTVHGSIELRDDPDLVDIDRISTHYTGDPYPVRDQPRVTGYVTVDAYVGWGKLGT encoded by the coding sequence ATGCCCAAGCCTCCGTTGCCCGATGCCGCTGTCGAATTGCTGAAGAAGGCCAATCCCGCGGTCATGGCGGTGGTTCGTGCAGATGGAACGCCGATCACCGCACCCACGTGGTATCTGTGGGAGGACGGGAAGGTGGTGCTCAATTTCGATGCGTCGCGGAAGCGTCTCGAGCACATCAAGGCGAATCCGAAGGTCTCGATTTCGGTGTTGGACGAGGCCAGTTGGTACACACATGTGACGGTGCACGGTTCGATCGAGTTGCGTGACGATCCCGATCTGGTCGATATCGATCGCATTTCGACGCATTACACCGGCGATCCGTATCCGGTTCGGGATCAGCCGCGCGTGACCGGATACGTCACTGTCGACGCCTATGTGGGGTGGGGCAAGCTCGGTACGTAG
- a CDS encoding beta-ketoacyl-ACP synthase III — protein MGAISTTQGRQSKLLGLGVHRPERVVTNDEICEFIDSSDEWIQTRSGIKNRRFADPKENVVEMSIAAGRKALEASGITADQVDTVIVATSTHLELTPQAAAKVAHGLGTKGPAAFDICAGCAGFCYSLAVASDLVKAGTSKYVLVIGAEQLSVTTDPYDRTTRFIFADGAGAVVVGQSDETEIGPAVWGSDGSQSDAIVQTTDWYDYITEEGLERPWIRMNGISVFRWAAFEMGKAAQRVLDVAGIKTDELHAFIPHQANSRITELLAKSLNLNEDTPVANDIAETGNTSAASIPLAMEELLRTGKAKAGDTALLLAFGAGLSYAGQVVKLPNL, from the coding sequence ATGGGTGCGATCAGCACGACGCAGGGACGACAGTCGAAACTACTCGGACTCGGCGTTCACCGCCCCGAGAGAGTCGTGACCAACGACGAGATCTGTGAATTCATCGACTCGAGCGACGAGTGGATCCAGACGCGGTCCGGAATCAAGAACCGGCGCTTCGCCGATCCCAAGGAAAACGTCGTCGAGATGTCCATCGCGGCAGGTCGTAAGGCCCTCGAAGCCAGCGGAATCACCGCCGACCAAGTCGACACCGTCATCGTCGCCACCTCGACGCATCTCGAACTCACACCCCAAGCAGCTGCAAAAGTAGCGCACGGACTCGGCACCAAGGGGCCGGCCGCATTCGACATCTGCGCCGGCTGCGCGGGCTTCTGCTACTCCCTCGCAGTCGCATCGGACCTGGTCAAGGCCGGAACGTCCAAGTACGTCCTCGTCATCGGTGCAGAGCAGCTCAGCGTGACCACCGACCCCTACGACCGCACCACCCGCTTCATCTTCGCCGACGGCGCCGGTGCCGTGGTCGTCGGCCAGAGCGACGAAACCGAGATCGGACCCGCCGTCTGGGGCTCCGACGGCTCGCAATCCGACGCCATCGTCCAGACCACCGACTGGTACGACTACATCACCGAAGAAGGCCTCGAGCGCCCCTGGATCCGGATGAACGGCATCTCCGTCTTCCGCTGGGCCGCATTCGAAATGGGCAAAGCCGCGCAGCGCGTCCTCGACGTCGCCGGTATCAAAACCGACGAACTGCACGCCTTCATCCCCCACCAGGCCAACAGCCGCATCACCGAACTCCTCGCCAAGAGCCTGAATCTGAACGAGGACACACCCGTCGCCAATGACATCGCCGAAACCGGCAACACCTCGGCAGCCTCGATCCCCCTGGCCATGGAAGAACTACTGCGCACCGGCAAAGCAAAGGCAGGAGACACAGCACTGCTGCTCGCCTTCGGTGCCGGACTCTCCTACGCCGGACAGGTAGTCAAACTCCCCAACCTGTAG
- a CDS encoding alpha/beta fold hydrolase: MDSGDRAERSALFPVKHPPGQYVEVDGQRLHLFVRGTGPTVVLCGGLGSNWFDWNDTVDILSAHHHVVVLDRPGFGLSDPLPAGATPTVRGEADRIIGVLDALGVTDPAVVVGHSIAGFYAEAVARLYPSRTRGILLLDSSAESDPPRFVPTLVRVEAAHVIATALSKTGLQKLVGPRVRRVLNQATPPDGTPQETFDWVDDIYRRPTYLAAALVEDVVYPDLAAELNRMRKRSPLVVPVIVAAAHTGRPSPWGKRWIKTQRKLAAYLRADFTVVMPAHHHAMIDKPAEVAALITELV, encoded by the coding sequence ATGGACAGCGGGGATCGAGCCGAACGCAGTGCGTTGTTTCCCGTGAAACATCCTCCCGGTCAGTACGTCGAGGTGGACGGGCAACGTCTGCATCTGTTCGTACGCGGAACCGGCCCCACGGTCGTCCTGTGCGGAGGCCTCGGCAGTAATTGGTTCGACTGGAACGACACCGTCGACATCCTGAGCGCCCACCATCACGTGGTCGTGCTCGACCGGCCCGGCTTCGGACTCAGCGACCCCTTGCCCGCCGGTGCCACACCCACCGTCCGCGGGGAGGCAGACCGAATCATCGGTGTCCTCGACGCACTCGGAGTCACCGACCCGGCCGTCGTGGTAGGTCATTCGATAGCCGGCTTCTACGCAGAAGCTGTGGCCCGGCTGTACCCGTCGCGCACCCGCGGGATTCTGTTGCTCGATTCCAGCGCCGAATCCGACCCCCCACGCTTCGTCCCGACCCTCGTGCGCGTCGAGGCTGCCCACGTCATCGCCACCGCGCTCAGCAAGACCGGCCTGCAGAAGTTGGTCGGACCGCGTGTGCGACGCGTCCTCAATCAGGCGACACCGCCCGACGGCACGCCGCAGGAGACGTTCGACTGGGTCGACGACATCTATCGACGACCCACCTACCTCGCCGCCGCCCTGGTGGAGGATGTCGTCTACCCGGATCTCGCCGCCGAACTGAACAGAATGCGGAAGCGTTCGCCCCTCGTCGTTCCGGTCATCGTCGCCGCAGCCCACACCGGACGACCCTCCCCGTGGGGCAAGCGATGGATCAAGACTCAACGCAAGCTGGCCGCGTATCTGCGGGCCGACTTCACTGTCGTCATGCCCGCCCACCACCACGCCATGATCGACAAGCCCGCCGAGGTCGCAGCCCTCATCACCGAACTGGTGTGA
- a CDS encoding GNAT family N-acetyltransferase produces the protein MFDVPPDRIVTDRLLIRRESAGDAVAVADVIGRNLARLAPWMGWATEEAAQPSVQSARIAEAVEQWNAGEMFDYGIFERDGGAFLGKIGMHRRIGPHGIELGFWLDAGAEGRGVISEAVGALIREAVRLDGINRVEIHCDAANLRSQAVPKRLGFVLDRIEHRPIAAASETGKHMVWVYQPERLRA, from the coding sequence ATGTTCGATGTACCTCCCGATCGGATTGTCACCGACCGACTTCTCATTCGTCGCGAGTCGGCCGGCGATGCCGTTGCCGTTGCCGACGTGATCGGTCGCAATCTCGCACGCCTTGCGCCGTGGATGGGGTGGGCGACCGAAGAAGCGGCCCAGCCTTCGGTGCAATCGGCTCGCATTGCGGAGGCCGTCGAGCAGTGGAATGCCGGGGAGATGTTCGATTACGGAATTTTCGAGCGCGACGGCGGTGCGTTTCTGGGCAAGATCGGGATGCATCGCCGGATCGGCCCGCACGGTATCGAATTGGGTTTCTGGCTCGACGCCGGGGCCGAGGGACGTGGGGTGATAAGCGAGGCGGTCGGTGCCCTCATACGGGAGGCCGTGAGGCTGGACGGAATCAATCGAGTCGAAATTCATTGTGATGCAGCGAATCTCCGGAGCCAGGCCGTACCCAAGAGGCTTGGATTCGTGCTGGACAGGATCGAGCATCGACCGATCGCAGCTGCGTCCGAGACCGGCAAGCACATGGTGTGGGTGTATCAACCCGAGCGACTACGAGCCTGA
- a CDS encoding TIGR03668 family PPOX class F420-dependent oxidoreductase, which produces MKIDNEVQRFTDAPRAQLSTINPDGTPHLVPIVFAVAPTGDRIFTAIDWKPKTTQKLQRLDNIRADPAVSLIVDHYTDDWSQLWWIRADGSAHIVETSSAEGTSATDALVAKYSQYKNNRPEGPVIIIDKLSWRSWSAS; this is translated from the coding sequence GTGAAGATCGACAACGAAGTCCAACGCTTCACCGACGCACCCCGAGCCCAACTCTCCACCATCAACCCCGACGGCACACCACACCTGGTCCCGATCGTCTTCGCCGTCGCCCCCACCGGCGACCGAATCTTCACCGCCATCGACTGGAAACCCAAGACAACGCAGAAACTCCAGCGACTCGACAACATCCGCGCCGACCCCGCCGTCAGCCTCATCGTCGACCACTACACCGACGATTGGTCCCAACTCTGGTGGATCCGCGCGGACGGATCCGCCCACATCGTCGAAACCTCCAGCGCCGAAGGCACATCGGCCACCGACGCCCTGGTCGCGAAATACAGTCAATACAAAAACAACAGACCCGAAGGTCCGGTCATCATCATCGACAAACTGTCCTGGAGATCCTGGTCGGCTTCCTGA
- a CDS encoding putative bifunctional diguanylate cyclase/phosphodiesterase, which translates to MSREHDAPPRHVAAVTSAAAVGGTAAQRDALTGLPNRVEILALITDELDRRTPDRQFSVLLVDIDGFREFNDALGPAQGDSLLCMVAERLLASTRPGDTIGRLTGDEFVVIARGCHSIAARALAAGFASIFEPAFELSGRQLTLTASVGVASSTTADISATQLVHNATAAMHAAKAVGRNEHHVFTDELHHTNRTRLELIERLRGTAMVERELTMVYQPIVELATGTVVGAEALIRWNHPELGLLMPDTFIPLAEDADLIVPLSMWILAEVAHTIADWQTRNIHLQVGVNISPAHFATGTLATDVIDTVDTYGIEPGRLALELSESQTLHDLDAVHYQLRDVQRHGVLIAIDDFGSGFSSLERLATLPVDTLKIDKSLTQHLDSDNLHRRRAMTTLCTALVDVTTTLGKDTVIEGIETPEQLQICTDMGVTFGQGHLLGRPMSVAALEQFITRHSTHSESA; encoded by the coding sequence GTGAGCCGAGAGCACGACGCGCCGCCCCGTCATGTCGCCGCGGTCACCTCAGCCGCTGCCGTAGGCGGAACAGCTGCCCAACGCGACGCGCTGACCGGTCTTCCGAACCGCGTCGAGATCCTTGCCCTCATCACCGACGAGCTCGACCGACGCACCCCGGATCGTCAGTTCAGCGTCCTGCTGGTCGACATCGACGGATTCCGAGAGTTCAACGACGCCCTCGGCCCCGCCCAGGGCGACAGCCTGCTGTGCATGGTCGCCGAGCGACTGCTCGCCTCCACCCGCCCCGGCGACACCATCGGCCGACTCACCGGCGACGAATTCGTCGTCATCGCACGGGGCTGCCACTCCATAGCCGCGCGCGCCCTGGCTGCCGGATTCGCGAGTATCTTCGAGCCCGCCTTCGAGCTCTCCGGCCGCCAACTCACCCTCACCGCCAGCGTCGGAGTCGCCTCGAGTACCACCGCCGACATCAGCGCCACCCAACTGGTCCACAACGCCACCGCAGCCATGCACGCCGCCAAAGCCGTCGGACGCAACGAACACCACGTCTTCACCGACGAGCTCCACCACACCAACCGCACCCGACTCGAACTCATCGAACGACTACGCGGCACCGCCATGGTCGAGCGCGAACTGACGATGGTCTACCAACCCATCGTGGAACTCGCGACGGGAACGGTCGTCGGGGCCGAAGCACTCATCCGATGGAACCACCCCGAACTCGGCCTGCTGATGCCCGACACCTTCATCCCCCTCGCCGAGGACGCCGACCTCATCGTCCCGCTGAGCATGTGGATTCTCGCCGAGGTCGCGCACACGATCGCGGACTGGCAGACCCGCAACATCCACCTCCAAGTGGGCGTCAACATCAGCCCAGCCCACTTCGCCACCGGAACCCTCGCGACCGACGTCATCGACACCGTCGACACCTACGGCATCGAACCCGGACGACTCGCCCTCGAACTCTCCGAATCACAGACACTCCACGACCTCGACGCAGTCCACTACCAACTCCGCGACGTCCAACGCCACGGCGTCCTCATCGCCATCGACGACTTCGGCTCCGGCTTCTCCTCCCTCGAACGACTCGCCACCCTCCCCGTCGACACCCTCAAGATCGACAAATCCCTCACCCAACACCTCGACAGCGACAACCTGCACCGACGCCGCGCCATGACCACGCTCTGCACAGCCCTCGTCGACGTCACCACCACTCTCGGCAAAGACACCGTCATCGAGGGAATCGAGACACCGGAACAACTCCAGATCTGCACCGACATGGGCGTAACCTTCGGCCAAGGACACCTACTCGGACGCCCCATGTCCGTTGCGGCACTCGAACAATTCATCACCCGACACAGCACCCACAGCGAATCCGCATAA
- a CDS encoding substrate-binding domain-containing protein — protein sequence MNTRVTMADVAASAGVSTMSVSYTYNRPSRVSAATRDRVHEAAAALGYAGPNRTARSLRSGRHDSIGVVLGEKLTYAFEDPQARRFVSGIAEACLDADTALVMLPNLHRETDNARIRDAQVDGYVVWTTEIDDPLLDVLVETGRPTCIQGGPDHPGLNSIAIDDRAAADAVATAALHSRSRPAIVALRPDTRRESTIVRGADASDISMPVTRARLEGYRDACLQSGIEWSTVPTLFTTNNARPEGDRAAQVLLQDNAIDTLLVMSDELALGVLDAAATAGIDVPGRLAVTGWDDSPAAAEAGLTTVAQSLFDQGRSAARWVLGLSDSVDEAIWSVEERASTGRANDPQTKDTVI from the coding sequence GTGAACACTCGGGTGACCATGGCCGACGTCGCAGCGTCCGCAGGCGTTTCCACCATGAGCGTCTCGTACACCTACAACCGACCGAGCCGAGTTTCCGCGGCCACCCGCGATCGTGTGCACGAGGCAGCTGCTGCCCTCGGATACGCCGGTCCCAACCGCACCGCGCGGTCGTTGCGCAGCGGCAGGCACGACAGCATCGGCGTCGTCCTCGGCGAGAAGCTCACCTACGCCTTCGAGGATCCCCAGGCTCGACGGTTTGTGTCCGGCATCGCCGAAGCGTGTCTCGACGCCGACACCGCGCTGGTGATGCTGCCGAACCTGCACCGCGAGACCGACAACGCTCGCATCCGAGACGCACAGGTCGACGGGTACGTGGTGTGGACCACGGAGATCGACGACCCCTTGCTCGACGTGCTCGTCGAGACCGGCCGCCCCACGTGCATCCAGGGTGGGCCCGACCACCCCGGCCTGAACTCGATCGCCATCGACGACAGGGCGGCAGCCGACGCAGTGGCCACCGCCGCATTGCACAGCCGATCTCGACCTGCCATCGTCGCTCTCAGGCCCGATACCCGACGCGAATCGACGATCGTGCGTGGCGCGGACGCGTCGGACATCTCGATGCCGGTGACCCGAGCTCGACTCGAGGGTTACCGAGACGCATGCCTGCAATCGGGGATCGAATGGTCGACGGTACCGACACTGTTCACCACCAACAACGCCCGCCCCGAAGGGGACCGAGCAGCGCAGGTGTTGTTGCAGGACAACGCTATCGACACATTGCTCGTGATGAGCGACGAACTTGCCCTCGGGGTGCTCGATGCTGCGGCCACGGCCGGAATCGACGTTCCGGGGCGACTGGCCGTGACCGGGTGGGACGACTCCCCTGCCGCGGCCGAGGCCGGATTGACCACCGTTGCGCAGTCGCTGTTCGATCAGGGCCGGTCGGCGGCTCGGTGGGTGCTCGGACTCAGCGACAGCGTGGACGAAGCGATCTGGAGCGTCGAAGAACGAGCATCGACAGGACGCGCAAACGACCCACAAACCAAGGACACCGTGATCTAA
- a CDS encoding MFS transporter: protein MSSPLPKLLVLAAAAFIYVTAETLPVGLLPEISGDLGVGESAVGLLLTFYAYGVAVMTMPLIRFVRQWPRRRVVVITVAALALSQLLSAISVGYPMLVISRMLCAATHGVFWAVVAPVAASLALPGKQGKAIATVYAGTSLALVAGNPLTAALGQWLGWRTAATILGIVAAAIAVALYFVLPALPVTRAVSETKKTPRVLDGSLAVLCAVTFLAVLGHFAAYTYFSVIVDRAIGSAGTTLTLMLMLYGLFGVVGIWVIGRTYDRWPRHSTIAALGAVAAAVAILWCTLSGAPGSWAVFAVGAIALWGLAFTTLPVCIQSAVVRAAPADADKASAIYVVSFQLAIATGALLGGVVIDLSGIGAVTAAATALVAAALAVVVLARRTFPSRYAQEPVTATAR from the coding sequence ATGTCGTCGCCGCTACCGAAGCTGCTGGTGCTCGCCGCAGCCGCATTCATCTACGTCACGGCGGAAACGCTGCCCGTGGGGTTGCTCCCCGAGATATCCGGGGACCTCGGCGTCGGCGAATCCGCCGTGGGTCTCCTACTGACCTTCTACGCGTACGGCGTCGCCGTGATGACGATGCCGTTGATCCGGTTCGTGCGGCAGTGGCCCCGACGACGCGTCGTGGTCATCACCGTTGCCGCACTGGCACTCTCGCAACTCCTGTCGGCGATATCGGTCGGATATCCGATGTTGGTGATCTCTCGAATGCTCTGCGCGGCAACGCACGGAGTCTTCTGGGCTGTCGTCGCTCCGGTCGCGGCATCGCTGGCTCTACCCGGTAAGCAGGGCAAGGCCATCGCGACGGTGTATGCCGGTACCTCGTTGGCGTTGGTTGCCGGCAACCCGCTCACTGCCGCACTGGGCCAGTGGCTCGGATGGCGCACCGCAGCAACGATTCTCGGCATCGTCGCCGCAGCCATCGCGGTGGCGCTGTACTTCGTCCTCCCGGCACTACCGGTCACCCGAGCGGTCTCGGAAACGAAGAAGACACCGCGGGTGCTCGACGGCTCCCTGGCCGTTCTGTGCGCAGTGACGTTCCTGGCCGTCCTCGGTCATTTCGCCGCGTACACCTACTTCTCGGTGATCGTCGATCGTGCCATCGGATCGGCGGGAACCACCCTGACCTTGATGCTGATGCTGTACGGACTGTTCGGGGTGGTCGGCATCTGGGTGATCGGGAGAACCTACGACCGGTGGCCCCGGCACTCGACCATCGCGGCCCTCGGTGCGGTCGCAGCGGCAGTGGCAATTCTCTGGTGCACTCTGAGCGGGGCTCCGGGCAGCTGGGCCGTGTTCGCCGTCGGTGCCATCGCGTTGTGGGGGCTGGCCTTCACCACCCTTCCGGTGTGTATTCAATCGGCCGTGGTCAGAGCCGCCCCGGCCGATGCGGACAAGGCGTCGGCGATCTACGTCGTTTCCTTCCAGTTGGCGATCGCGACGGGCGCACTGCTGGGCGGTGTGGTGATCGACCTGAGCGGCATCGGGGCCGTCACCGCTGCTGCAACAGCCCTGGTCGCCGCAGCGCTGGCCGTGGTCGTGTTGGCGCGCAGAACCTTTCCGAGTCGCTACGCACAGGAGCCGGTGACAGCAACGGCACGCTGA
- a CDS encoding ABC transporter substrate-binding protein gives MRTTLAVLGAVSFLVLAGCSSTATTDAATQTTGNYPLTIDNCGRDVVVDAPPQRAVSLNQGSTEILLSLGLADRMVGTATWTDPVRANLESENAKVPRLADNKPSLEVVLDAEPDFVTASFGGTLGPGGVADRDQFEQLGVPSYLSPTDCNGKTDDSVNSDGARTSPLEIETVYQEIRDLAAIFDVRERGERFIAELQDRFAKASGAVDASGVTLAYWFADTDTPYMAGCCGSSGIITESVGAENIYADTTDEWPQVNWESVLDRDPTALVLADLSRRSIAGDALDSKIAFLESNPVTSRLTAVESKRYIVVNGADLNPSIRTIDGVEKVAAALQNWGSTTP, from the coding sequence ATGCGCACCACCCTCGCCGTACTAGGCGCTGTCTCGTTCCTCGTTCTCGCCGGCTGTTCGTCCACGGCGACGACCGACGCGGCCACCCAGACCACAGGAAACTATCCGCTGACCATCGACAATTGCGGTCGCGACGTCGTCGTCGACGCCCCGCCGCAACGTGCGGTCTCGTTGAATCAGGGTTCGACGGAAATCCTTCTCTCGCTCGGCCTCGCCGACCGTATGGTCGGCACCGCTACCTGGACCGACCCCGTCCGTGCGAACCTCGAGTCGGAGAACGCGAAGGTGCCCAGGTTGGCGGACAACAAACCTTCCCTCGAGGTGGTGTTGGACGCCGAGCCCGACTTCGTCACCGCGTCGTTCGGCGGCACCCTCGGACCGGGAGGCGTCGCTGACAGAGACCAGTTCGAGCAGCTCGGTGTGCCGAGCTATCTCTCTCCCACCGACTGCAACGGCAAGACCGACGACAGCGTCAACTCCGACGGCGCGCGTACCTCGCCACTCGAGATCGAGACCGTCTACCAGGAGATTCGCGACCTCGCGGCCATCTTCGACGTGCGTGAACGCGGTGAACGCTTCATCGCCGAGCTGCAGGATCGCTTCGCGAAGGCATCGGGAGCCGTCGACGCCTCCGGTGTGACGCTGGCGTACTGGTTCGCCGACACCGACACCCCCTACATGGCCGGATGCTGTGGATCGTCGGGCATCATCACCGAATCTGTCGGTGCCGAGAACATCTACGCCGACACCACCGACGAATGGCCACAGGTCAATTGGGAGAGTGTTCTCGATCGTGATCCCACCGCGCTCGTGCTCGCGGACCTGAGCCGACGGAGCATCGCCGGTGATGCTCTCGACAGCAAGATCGCCTTCCTGGAATCGAATCCCGTCACGAGTCGGCTCACCGCCGTCGAGAGCAAGCGGTACATCGTCGTCAACGGTGCCGACCTCAACCCGTCGATCCGTACGATCGACGGGGTCGAAAAAGTTGCTGCTGCTCTGCAGAACTGGGGATCGACCACCCCATGA